The window GTGTTTCTTCTCCCCGAGGGGGAGAAGTCCGCGGCAGCGGGATGAGGGGGCAACGTTCGTAATAAACCGAGAGCTTGCCCCCTCATCCGACCCTTTGGGCCACCTTCTCCCCAACGGGGAGAAGAAAAAAGGCAGCAATCTCGGCACCAAGCCCCAGGCAACACCAATTGACGCAAGCGACCGGCCTGCCTATACCTGACCCACGGTCAGCAGTTCACCGAGGCATCGCCGTACCGCAAGGGAAGCTAAACCTGCATTTGGAAAGATTGACAGCACTTAACCCGTGCCTTGTCGGAAGCCGGCGATCAGCGACACCGTTTCGGAATGGCACTTGAGGGTAAGTCATGCCACGTTCGATCCTTTCCATTGATATTGCCGACGTCTCGACCTTTGCCAGATCGCTCCGCGAACAGATCGGCCGGCTGGACCGCCAGCCAAGCCATGTGGAGATGCTCAATCTTCTGAGCCGCGCTGCCGGGTTCCGCAATTTCCAGCATCTGCGTGCGTCACGCACGCCATCCGCCGAAAGCGGGCCTCCGTTACCGCAGACACGAGCGGAGACAATGCCCGCCGCCAATGAGGGCAGGGTGCTGAAGACCGCGCGGATTTTCGATGGCGACGGCCGGTTGATGCAATGGCCCGCCCGCCGATCCCAGCAGGAATTATGCCTCTGGTATTTCTGGGCGAAAATCCCGGCCGGCCGCAGTTTCTCCGAACGCGAATTCAGCGGCTTTCTGGATGGTCTGCATCTCTTTCGGGATGCTGCGATGCTTCGGCGTGACATGGTCGGCCTGCGGCTCATCCGCCGCAACCGCGACGGCAGCGACTATCGGCGCATCGAGCAGAAGCCACCGGCGGAACTGCCGCTGCTGCTACGCGCTGTGGTTGGCCGTGATTGAGGAATAGTCAGCGATGTGGCTGACAGGCTTTCATCAAGCCCGAGGACGACGTCGAGTTGATGGAGGCGTGGTGAGCAAGTTTGCCCTCCCGGCGTGAATGCGCCGGGAGGGCTGCAATCCCTAGAGAACCAGACGGAATTTCGCGAAACCTTCCGCGCCTTCACCGGCATCCTCGATCTTCGCGCCCTTGATATCGGCCGCATAGTGGCGGCCTTTCGGGCCGGTTTCGAAGATTGCCGAGGTATTGGCAACCGGCGCGAAGGACCAGTTGGCATCCGCAGACGGGTTGATGGTGCCCTGATCGATGATATAGCGCACGATCACGTCGCGGTTGGTGTCGGGGGCCACGAAGATCACCTTGTCGGCGGCAATATCCGGGAATTTGCCGCCGCCGCTCGCCCGGTAATTATTGGTCGCCACCACGAATTTCTGCTCGGGATCGATCGGCTTGCCTTCAAATTGCAGGTTGACGATGCGATTGCTGTCCGGGTTGACGGCCTTGCCGTCCTTGTCGAATTTCGCCGGTTTGGAAATGTCGATCTGATAGGTGACACCGTCGATGACATCGAAATTATAGGACGGGAAATCCGCATTGAGCAGCGGCGCATCCTTGGCGCCAGCCTCGACAGTGTTGAACATGCCCGCCGACATTTCCAGCCAGTTCTTGACCTGCGCGCCGTTGATCAGCACCGCCTGCACGGTGTTGGGGTAAAGATAGAGGTCGGCGACATTCTTGATGGCAATGTCACCGGCGGGGACATCGGTATAATAATCCGCGCCGCCGCGACCGCCGGACTTGAAGGGGGCTGCTGCCGAAAGCACGGGCAGGTCCTTATATTGCCCTTCCTTCAGCATGTCCTTGATGTACCAGGTCTGGGCATTGGAGACGATCTGCACGGAAGGATCGTCGGCCACCAGTGCGAAATAGGAATAGAGCGGGGCGGACGTCTTGCCCACCGGGCGGCGCACATAAGCGAGGGCGGCTTCGTGATCGGCCTTGGCGGCGGCGATGACCTCCGGCTTGTCGGTAAAATCGGCAACGACCTTGCGGTTTTCATCGCGGTGATAGATCGGCCGGGCTTCGGAGGTGAAATCGACGATCTTCCAGCTCTTGCCATCCTTTTCGAGCAGCAGGTCGATCAGGCCCATATGCGAACCCCAGAAACCCGCCATCACGGCAGGCTTGCCCTGCAAGGTGCCCTTGACAGCATCGACGCCCTCGATACCGTCCCAGGTTTTCGGACCGGGGAAGACCAGATGCTGGTGGCCGGTGAAGATCGCGTCGATGCCTTCGACGCCCGCCAGATAGAGAGAGGCATTTTCCATGCGCTCGGTCTGGCCCTTGCCGTCGATGCCGGAATGGGACAGCGCGATGACGATATCCGCACCTTCTTCCTTCATGACCGGCACCCAGGCTTTCGCCGCCTCGACGATATCGCGCGTCTGCGCCTTGCCCTCGAGGTTCTTGGAATCCCACATCATGATCTGCGGCGGCACGAAGCCGATGATGCCGACCTTGACCGGGCTGGTGACCCCCGCACCGTCGCGGATCTGCTTCTCCAGAATGACGTAGGGCTTGAAGAACAGCTCGTCGTTCTTCGGATCGGAAGCAAGCTGGCCCTTGGTGAGGTTGGCGCAGACGTAAGGGAAACCCGCTCCCGCCAGCGTGTTCGACATATAATCGAGGCCGTAGTTGAATTCATGGTTGCCAAGCGTGCCGCAGTCGTAGCCCAGCACGTTCATGGCGTTGATGACGGGATGCTTGTCGCCGGCCTTCATGCCGCGCTCATAGGCGATATAGTCGCCGAGCGGATTGCCCTGCAGGAAGTCGCCATTATCCACCAGCATCGAATTTCCGGCTTCGGCACGAATGGTGCCGATGATCGAGGCGGTGCGCGCCAGCCCCATCGTGTCGTTCGGCTTGTCGGCGTAATAGTCATAGGGAAAGACGTGAACATGGATGTCAGTCGTTTCCATGATGCGCAGATGCGCCTGATTGGCGGCCGCGCGCGCGGCAAACGGGTGCAGCATCACCAGCGCTGAGGAAGCGGCAATGCCGCTGAGAAGCGAACGGCGGCTGATGGGGTGGAGAGCGAGAAGCGACGACATGGGAACTCCTTCGGATGAAGCTGGCTCTGTCATGGAAGACGACAAGGTAGAAGCAATCGCCGAGGAGTCCATCATCAAAATGACAGGCCGGTGACGGAGAAGCCTGTTTTCAACCGTTTGATAAATTTTTTGTCACGACAGCGCCGCATGCGCCATCGCAAGGGAATGCGCTGCGTTCGCTTGGCGCATTCCGATTTCGAAAACCAGTGGCTTAACGCGCGAGCGTCGGCTTCACTTCTTCATGGAAGAAGCGGAAATAGGAGGAGAGCTGCGCCAGCGTATTGGTGGAAAGCTTCAGCTGCAGGCCGAGGCGGTTTTGATGCTGCCATTGCACCTCGCCCTCGATGAAGCCCAGATCCTCGCTTTGCACCTTGACCCGGCTACCCTTGGCGGCTGCGAAAGGTCCATCCAGTTCGAGCGCCATGCCGGTGGCCGACAGGTCCAGCACGCGGCCTCGGGTCGACTGGCTGAAGTAATGCACGGTCGCAAAGATCCTGGTCTTGCTCCGGGGCGCGGCGCGGGTCACTATGTTGAGGTTGTTTGCCATTTTGCTGCTCAAATCAATTTGTTTCCGATGCCCCAACCATGACGCATAAAACTTGAAGCCCGTTTAGTTCATCAGTTAAAATTGCAGGTAATCTTGCGATTATGCTGTATCGATACGGCACTGGTAACAATTGTTCCGGGCAGAGCGCACATGTACATAAGCGATATCCTCTCGGCTGAGGAGATGTTCGGCGCGTGCGACAATATCGCCTGTCGCCGTCACGGCGCCGGTGCCGTAGACGATCCGGTCGTCGCTGCCATATCCGCGAACGATATAATCGGGGCTATCGAGCATCGGGGGAACGGCATCCGTCTGCGGATATCGCTCGCAGGCCTCAGCGTGAAGAAAGATCGGACCCGTTTCGGCATAGGGTTGGAGCGAGGGAAAGGGCCGGTAGGCGAGGATCAGCATGCCTTCACCCTGATTGATCTGGGAGAGGCAATGACGGCACGGCATGCCGCCCGGGGAAACGGCCTTTTCCGGCGGGTTGCCATAGGCGTCGGCAGCGCCCGCGCGGAAAGCCTCGGCATCCTTAGCCGGCATTGCTGTAAAAACGAGATTGGTCATGGTGGGGTCCTCCGGTTCGGATCGGCGTTGCTTCTTTGCAGCTATGATCTCGAAACAGGACACTATCCACCCGATTCTTGAGGGGTGATGCAACCAGCCCATTGCGTGTTTCGTTAGCATCGGGAATCAGTGACGCTCCTCGATCCCGGAAGGTCTGATTTTATGTTCCGTCGTTTTCTGGCCGCCGTTCCGCTGGCTTTTGTTTCGTTGACGGCCCCGATTGAGGCGAACGCGCAGGTCGCCTCCGGTCTCGATGGCCTGTCCGACGAGCAGCTGCAGCAGGCGGTCAATTTCGTTATCGGCAACGCAATCTTCTCGCTCTACCACGAGGGTGCGCGCATGCTGATCTCGGATTTCGGAACGCCTGATACCGGCAGCGTCCAGGCTCCTGCCGATCAGCTGGCGGGCACGCTCATCCTCCAGGCCAATGAGGAATGGCTCGATACCGCGCTCGTCAACGCCACCGACAGCTGGTATCTGGCGCGCGAGGCGGAGACCTTGCCCGATCACGAAGCGCCGGTCTTTTCCGCGCTGGTGCCTGACAGAAGCCGCGACCGCAACATGGCCTGCCTGATGGTCGGCCGTGACAAGGACGGTTATGGCGATCTTGCCGCGATGATGGGGCTGGACAATGCCGAATTCGGCAAATGCGCCGCCACCTATCCGGGCGTCGCTTCGGCCTGGGAGAATTTTCTGGCGCCCCACCGCAGCCAGACACCGTCCAGATTTTCCGTCAGCTATGTGCCGCCGCGTGACCCTGAACTTGAACCCTATGCCATCATGGTCAAGGAATCGAAGGTTCTCGATCTTATCAGCCGCAGTTTCGGCGGTTATGGCCTCAAGGGCGACGTCAAGCTGACGGCAAAGTCCTGTGGCCGTCCCGATGTCTACTGGTCGGCGGAAAAGCGCGAGATCACCTATTGCTACGAGCTTGGTAAATTCCAGGCGGAGCTGATCGCCGATCATCTCCTGAACACTGTTACGGAAGACAAGGGCGCTGCTGGCGGACAAATTCCGACGGCTGTCAATCTGGAAAGAGAAATCTGAGGCAGATTGCCGGCGCTGGCGATCCAGCCTCCTGAATGATGGAGGAAAGTGCCATGCCGAAGGTCGTCGTTCGCAATTTCGCTATCTCGCTTGACGGATATGGTGCCGGGCCGGACCAGAGCCTGCAGAACCCGCTGGGCGTGAACGGCGAGGAGCTGCATCAATGGGCGTTCAAGACCCGCACTTTTCACCGCATGTTCGGCAAGGAAGGTGGTTCGACCGGCACGGATGAGAAATTCTCCGAGAAAAGTTTTGAAAATATCGGCGCCTGGATTTTGGGGCGCAACATGTTCGGCCCTATCCGCGGCGCCTGGCCGGATGATAACTGGAAGGGCTGGTGGGGCGATGAGCCGCCCTATCACGTTCCGGTTTTCGTGTTGACGCACCATGAGCGCCCATCCTTCACCATGAAAGGCGGCACGGTTTTCCATTTCGTCACCAAGGGCATCGAGGCCGCTCTGGACATGGCGCTCACCGCCGCTGACGGCAAGGATGTCCGCATCGGCGGCGGCGTTTCCACCATCCGGCAATATATGGCCGGGGGCATGATCGACGAATTGCATCTGGCGCTTGCGCCGGTTTTCCTTGGAAAGGGCGAACATCTTTTCGAAGGGCTGGATTTACCTGCGCTCGGTTATCGCTGCACGGAGACGATATCGGGCGAGGGGGCCACACATCTCGTCATCGACAAGGCATGAATGCAGCGTCTCTCCACTCTCATTCCTGTGACAGGCACAGGAATGAGGAGGCGTTTGTATAGGCCGAAACCTCAATTACGCAGCGAGATTTCCAGAAGCTCGGTATCAGAAAGCGGCTCCACCCAGGCCTCATAGGTGCCGACAGGCGAAAAACCCATCATCTGGTAAAGCTGCAGCGCCCGCGGATGGTCAAGCGTGTTGGTTGTCACGGTCACGCGTTTGGGATTGTCCTGCCAGGCGGCGTAAAGCGCCTGCAACAGGAACCACTTGCCGACACCCGCGCCGATCGCCTCTTCGAGAAGCCCGAAATAGGAAAGCTCGGTCACCTCGTCGTTCGCCTTGTTCAGCTCGAAGAAACCGGCAGGCGCGCCGTTCATGTAAAGAACCGTAACGCTGTTCTTCGGGTCCTTGAGGACGGCGGAGAGTTCCGCATCGCTCATGCGCATGCGTTTTTGCCAGTGCCAGCGTTTTCCCACCCGCCAGTAAATATAACGATAGAAGTGCAGGGGAATATCGGTAACCCGCATCAGCGCCGTCTGGATGTTGACGGGAATCGGCAGGCTGACCTTCGGCGGAGCGGTCATTTCAAGCTGTGTGACATGCGCCTTCAAAGGGCCATGCGATACCAGGGGGACAGGCTCGGCGGGGCCGGTGACGACAGGCGTATCTTCCAGTCCGCCCCATTCTGACCAGGAGCCGTCATAGAGCGAATTGTCCCGATGGCCGAGTGATTCCAGCGCCAAGGTAAGGACGGCGGCGGTGACGCCCGAGCCGCAGCTGGTGACGACCGGCTTGCTGAGGTCGATGCCCGCATCGGCGACCATCTTGCGGATGGCGGTGAGGTCCTTGAAATGGCCGTTCTCGGAAAAGGCAGTGGCCGGCAGGCTGCGTGCGCCGGGCATATGCCCGGAACGCATGCCGGCACGCGGCTCGGCCTCGTCGCCGGTGAAGCGGCCGGCACCACGGGCATCGGCGATCTGCTTTTCACCGCTGTCGACGATGCCGCGCATGGTCGACAGGGAAGTCACGCGCTTCTCGTTGAAGTCAGGCGTGAAGGTGGCGGGCGCAATCTCCGGCGTGCCGGTTTCAAGCGGCCGGCCTTCGCGCTTCCAGCCGTCGAGGCCGCCATCCAGCACATAGGCCTTGCGCACGCCCATCACCCGCAGCATCCACCACACGCGCGGCGCGGAAAAGAAGCCGGGGCCGTCATAGACCACGATCGTATCCGTATCGCTGAGGCCAAGCGCACCGGCCTGTTCCGCGAAGAATTCCGGCGAGGGCAGGGAATGCGGCAGGCCGGTGGTATGATCGGCGATCTTGTCCTGATCGAAGAATACCGCACCGGGCAGATGGCCGGCTGCGAATTCTTCCGCGCCGTTGCGCTTGTGCGCCGGCAGATACCAGGAGGCATCAACGACACGAAACCCGGCCGTGCCGAGCTGCTTTTCCACCCAGTCCGCCGAAACGACGAAACGGCTCTTATCCGTGCTCACGATGTTTCTCCCAATCTCAGGCAACAGCTTCAGGCGCGCCGAAACGAATGCGGAACCGCCTGTTCTCCTTGCCCTTCTTTTCTATCTTGGCAATGTGAATATCGCCCACTTCCTGCGTTTCGGAAACATGGGTGCCGCCGCAGGGCTGGCTGTCGATGCTGGAATTTTCGCCGATGCAGACGAGGCTGACCCGACCAAGGCCCATCGGTGGGCGCACATTCTTGGATTTGACGATGCCCGGATTGGCCTGCAGCTCCTCGTCGGTGATCCATTGCAGGAAAACGGGATGGTTGGCTTTCACCAGCTCCATCAGCTTTGCCGTCACCTCGTCCTTGTCGATGGTTTCCGACATGTCGAAATCGACACGCGATTCGTCCTCGCCGACGGCGGCTCCGGTGATCGGCCAGTGGCAGACCACGGAGAGCAGATGGCAGGCGGTGTGCATGCGCATCAGTTTGTAGCGACGCGGCCAGTCCACATGCAGGGTCAGTTTTTCGCCGATCTCGGGGGAAGGCTGGCCTTCGAGCGGCACATGGACGATCACGCTCTTGTCGGCGCCGTTTCTGGTGATGCCGAGTTCGATGCGCGAACCATCGGCCCGCTCGAGAAAACCGCTATCGCCCGGCTGGCCGCCGGAGGTGGCGTAAAAGCAGGTCTGGTCTAGCTCTATGCCGCCATCCTCATGCACCGCCGTGACGATTGCTTCTGCGGTGGAAAGATAAAAATCGTCACGGAACAGGGCATTCACAGGCATTTCGGCATGTCCTCAAACGGTTTCGTACGGAACCGCAATCTCGCTTTTCGTCGCCAGCCACTGCGGAATGGGAAGCCCCTTGGAGCGCAGGAAATCCGGGTTGAACAGCTTCGACTGATAACGATTGCCGTAGTCGCACAGTATCGTCACGATTGTATGCCCCGGACCGAGCTCGCGGGCAAGGCGGATTGCGCCGGCAATGTTGATGCCGGAGGAGCCGCCAAGGCAAAGGCCCTCTTTCGTGACCAAGTCGAACAGCACCGGCAGCGCTTCCGCATCTGAAATGCGATAGGAAAAGTCAGGCGTAAAACCTTCCAGATTGGCGGTGATGCGCCCCTGTCCGATGCCTTCGGTGATGGAAGATCCTTCCGATTTCAGCACGCCGTGCTTGTAAAATTCATAGAGGGCCGCACCCTCGGGATCGGCAAGGCCGATCTTGATGTCAGGGTTGAAATCGCGAAGGCCATCGGCGACGCCCGCAAGCGTCCCACCGGAACCGACCGAGCATATGAAGCCATCGACCTTGCCATCTGTCTGGTCCCAGATCTCAGGCGCCGTCGTTTCGATGTGGGCCTGCCGGTTGGCGATATTGTCGAACTGGTTGGCCCAGATCGCGCCGTTTTCATCGGTCGCGGCGAGCTGTTTTGCCAGCCGGCCGGAAACCTTCACGTAATTGTTCGGATTGGAATAGGGGGCTGCCGGAACCTCGACCAGCTTGGCGCCGAGAAGCTTCAGAGCGTCCTTCTTTTCCTGGCTCTGCGTCTCGGGAATGACGATGACCGTCTTGTAGCCCAGCGCATTGGCGACCAGCGACAGACCAATGCCGGTATTGCCCGCAGTACCCTCCACAATGGTGCCGCCCGGTCGCAACTGACCGCGCCGCTCGGCGTCGCGGATGATATAGAGCGCCGCGCGATCCTTCACCGATTGACCGGGATTGAGGAATTCCGCCTTGCCGAGGATTTCACACCCCGTCGCTTCCGAGGCGGCTTTCAGACGGATGAGCGGCGTGTTGCCGATAGCACTGAGCGCAGAGGGATGAATGGTCATGATTGAGCCTTCTTGTCTGAGCGGAAATTAGGTGCCGTTATGTCCCGTTACAACCGCCTCAAGGCAAGAAATTATCTTCCCGGCTTTGGCTTAGCCACGCAAAATTTTGCCGATACCCAATTTTATGCGTTCTTCTTGACGTCGGCATAGGCCGCAAGCGCTCTTTCTCGCGCCTTTCCATGGTCAATGATCGGCAACGGATAGGTTTTGCCAAGCTCGATGCCCGCCTTTTTCAACACCTCCTTCGGTGCTTCGAACGGCTTGTGGATGAATTTCCGCTCGAGCTTTTCGAGTTCGGGCACGAAGCGGCGCACATAATCGCCATCGCCATCGAATTTTTCGCCCTGCAGGATGGGGTTGAAGATGCGGAAAAACGGCGAGGCGTCCGCGCCCGAACCCGCCACCCATTGCCAGTTGGCGGCATTGGAAGCCGGGTCGGCATCCACAAGCGTGTCGCGAAACCATTTTTCACCCTTCCGCCAGTCGATCAGCAGATGTTTGATGAGGAAGGAGGCCACGATCATGCGCACCCGATTGTGCATGGTGCCGTGTTTCCACAATTGCCGCATGCCGGCATCGACGATGGGGTATCCCGTCATGCCGCGCGTCCAGGCCTCGAAGGCTTCTTCATCATCCCGCCAGCCGAAGGCGTCGAAACTGTCGTTCCAGTTTTTTTCGTCCAGTTCGGGAAAGTGAAACAGCAGGTGGTAGCAGAATTCCCGCCAGACGAGCTCCTTGCGGAAGCGGCTGATATCGTTGGAGGCGATATGGCGTGAGAGGCCTTTCGTCGCGTGCCAGACGGCGGCGGGCGATATTTCGCCGAGAGCCAGATGTGGTGCAAGCAGCGAGGTGGCATCCTTTGCCGGAAAATCACGGCCTTCTTCATAACCCTTCAAGGCGCCATCAATGAAATCGTCGAGTCTCTCCCGCGCACTAATTTCGCCCGGGGTCCATATTTCGCTGAAATCCTTGGCCCAGTCCGGTTTGGATGGCAGGAGCTTCCAATCGTTGAGTTTCTCTGATTGAGGCCAAGTGTCCGGTGCTTTCAGCCTCTTCGGCGCATCCGCCGGCGCATGTGGCTCCTCACCGCCCTCCAGCGCCCGCCAGAAGGGGGTATAGACCCGGTAGGGCCCGCCGGATTTTGTCTGTAGCCGGGATGGTTCATGCAGCAGATGGCCAGCAAAGCTGTGAACCGTCAGGCCGTCGTCCCTCAGCGTCTGTTTCAGTGCCTTGTCCGTCGCCATGCCCGCCGGATCGTAGCGGCGGTTCCAGAACACTGTGTCGGCACCTGTTTCGGTTATCACATGGCGTAACGTCTCTTCGGCGTCGCCGCTTGCGAGCAGCAGACGGCTACCGGTTTTTTCCAGCGCGGTGGCAAGAGAGGCCAGCGAGTGGTGAAGCCACCATTCCTGTGCACCGCCCAGCGGCCCGGAGGATTTCTCCCTTATATAAAGCGGTATCACGGGGCCGCCGTGTTCGAGCGCCGCAAGCAGGGCGAGATTGTCCGCAAGGCGCAGGTCCTTGCGGAACCAGACGATGACGGGAGAGGATTCTGTCGGCATGAAAAGACCCGGTTCACTTCCGCTTGAACGAGTGTTGAAACGCTTTGTTCCGCAAATCAGCTAGAATGGGAAGATGGGGCACATGGTTTCTCGAGGGTTATTTTTTCGACCTTGAAACCGCAGGTGAAGGGAACCAACTGGAGGAGCCGGCGTTTGTCGCGGGTTAATAGAGCATGGAAGTGCAATCAATGTTGCTGAATGACGTTAAGTGGGAAAAGCCCGTTACCATCTCCCTTGAAAACGGTGCTCCCCGGATTTTCAACGGCGTTTACGAAGCCTTCGATTTTTTACAGCACGAATGGCCGGAACGCGGTGGCAAAGCGCATGAACAGGCCCTGCGCCTGTGCCGTTCCTCGCTGATGGGCGATGTGGCAGGAGAAATCGCCCGCACCGCCTTCGTTGCCGCAAGCCGCCAGGCGCAATGCCTGATGGAGGACAAAGCGGAGGAACAGAATAAGATCGCATCCTGATCCGCATTTTCAGGACCGAAACCAGAGAGGCCACCCGCCAGAACCGGGTGGCCTTCGTCATTCAGGGGCAGGAAACGGGTTGTTTCGAACGCAGGATATGGCATCGTGCAGGCGAAATGACGGATCAAGACGGCAATGAGCAACCACTACGGCTATATTGTTTTTCCAACGGCACTCGGCCATTGCGGCCTCGCTTGGGCAGGGCGTGGCATAGCCCGTCTGCAATTGCCCGGCGCTGATGCTGGCGAAACCGAAAA is drawn from Agrobacterium tumefaciens and contains these coding sequences:
- a CDS encoding DUF2087 domain-containing protein; translated protein: MPRSILSIDIADVSTFARSLREQIGRLDRQPSHVEMLNLLSRAAGFRNFQHLRASRTPSAESGPPLPQTRAETMPAANEGRVLKTARIFDGDGRLMQWPARRSQQELCLWYFWAKIPAGRSFSEREFSGFLDGLHLFRDAAMLRRDMVGLRLIRRNRDGSDYRRIEQKPPAELPLLLRAVVGRD
- a CDS encoding bifunctional 2',3'-cyclic-nucleotide 2'-phosphodiesterase/3'-nucleotidase; this translates as MSSLLALHPISRRSLLSGIAASSALVMLHPFAARAAANQAHLRIMETTDIHVHVFPYDYYADKPNDTMGLARTASIIGTIRAEAGNSMLVDNGDFLQGNPLGDYIAYERGMKAGDKHPVINAMNVLGYDCGTLGNHEFNYGLDYMSNTLAGAGFPYVCANLTKGQLASDPKNDELFFKPYVILEKQIRDGAGVTSPVKVGIIGFVPPQIMMWDSKNLEGKAQTRDIVEAAKAWVPVMKEEGADIVIALSHSGIDGKGQTERMENASLYLAGVEGIDAIFTGHQHLVFPGPKTWDGIEGVDAVKGTLQGKPAVMAGFWGSHMGLIDLLLEKDGKSWKIVDFTSEARPIYHRDENRKVVADFTDKPEVIAAAKADHEAALAYVRRPVGKTSAPLYSYFALVADDPSVQIVSNAQTWYIKDMLKEGQYKDLPVLSAAAPFKSGGRGGADYYTDVPAGDIAIKNVADLYLYPNTVQAVLINGAQVKNWLEMSAGMFNTVEAGAKDAPLLNADFPSYNFDVIDGVTYQIDISKPAKFDKDGKAVNPDSNRIVNLQFEGKPIDPEQKFVVATNNYRASGGGKFPDIAADKVIFVAPDTNRDVIVRYIIDQGTINPSADANWSFAPVANTSAIFETGPKGRHYAADIKGAKIEDAGEGAEGFAKFRLVL
- a CDS encoding PilZ domain-containing protein gives rise to the protein MANNLNIVTRAAPRSKTRIFATVHYFSQSTRGRVLDLSATGMALELDGPFAAAKGSRVKVQSEDLGFIEGEVQWQHQNRLGLQLKLSTNTLAQLSSYFRFFHEEVKPTLAR
- a CDS encoding DUF1203 domain-containing protein, with product MTNLVFTAMPAKDAEAFRAGAADAYGNPPEKAVSPGGMPCRHCLSQINQGEGMLILAYRPFPSLQPYAETGPIFLHAEACERYPQTDAVPPMLDSPDYIVRGYGSDDRIVYGTGAVTATGDIVARAEHLLSREDIAYVHVRSARNNCYQCRIDTA
- a CDS encoding dihydrofolate reductase, with the translated sequence MPKVVVRNFAISLDGYGAGPDQSLQNPLGVNGEELHQWAFKTRTFHRMFGKEGGSTGTDEKFSEKSFENIGAWILGRNMFGPIRGAWPDDNWKGWWGDEPPYHVPVFVLTHHERPSFTMKGGTVFHFVTKGIEAALDMALTAADGKDVRIGGGVSTIRQYMAGGMIDELHLALAPVFLGKGEHLFEGLDLPALGYRCTETISGEGATHLVIDKA
- the sseA gene encoding 3-mercaptopyruvate sulfurtransferase, with product MSTDKSRFVVSADWVEKQLGTAGFRVVDASWYLPAHKRNGAEEFAAGHLPGAVFFDQDKIADHTTGLPHSLPSPEFFAEQAGALGLSDTDTIVVYDGPGFFSAPRVWWMLRVMGVRKAYVLDGGLDGWKREGRPLETGTPEIAPATFTPDFNEKRVTSLSTMRGIVDSGEKQIADARGAGRFTGDEAEPRAGMRSGHMPGARSLPATAFSENGHFKDLTAIRKMVADAGIDLSKPVVTSCGSGVTAAVLTLALESLGHRDNSLYDGSWSEWGGLEDTPVVTGPAEPVPLVSHGPLKAHVTQLEMTAPPKVSLPIPVNIQTALMRVTDIPLHFYRYIYWRVGKRWHWQKRMRMSDAELSAVLKDPKNSVTVLYMNGAPAGFFELNKANDEVTELSYFGLLEEAIGAGVGKWFLLQALYAAWQDNPKRVTVTTNTLDHPRALQLYQMMGFSPVGTYEAWVEPLSDTELLEISLRN
- a CDS encoding alanyl-tRNA editing protein, producing MPVNALFRDDFYLSTAEAIVTAVHEDGGIELDQTCFYATSGGQPGDSGFLERADGSRIELGITRNGADKSVIVHVPLEGQPSPEIGEKLTLHVDWPRRYKLMRMHTACHLLSVVCHWPITGAAVGEDESRVDFDMSETIDKDEVTAKLMELVKANHPVFLQWITDEELQANPGIVKSKNVRPPMGLGRVSLVCIGENSSIDSQPCGGTHVSETQEVGDIHIAKIEKKGKENRRFRIRFGAPEAVA
- a CDS encoding cysteine synthase A; translated protein: MTIHPSALSAIGNTPLIRLKAASEATGCEILGKAEFLNPGQSVKDRAALYIIRDAERRGQLRPGGTIVEGTAGNTGIGLSLVANALGYKTVIVIPETQSQEKKDALKLLGAKLVEVPAAPYSNPNNYVKVSGRLAKQLAATDENGAIWANQFDNIANRQAHIETTAPEIWDQTDGKVDGFICSVGSGGTLAGVADGLRDFNPDIKIGLADPEGAALYEFYKHGVLKSEGSSITEGIGQGRITANLEGFTPDFSYRISDAEALPVLFDLVTKEGLCLGGSSGINIAGAIRLARELGPGHTIVTILCDYGNRYQSKLFNPDFLRSKGLPIPQWLATKSEIAVPYETV
- a CDS encoding deoxyribodipyrimidine photo-lyase, whose protein sequence is MPTESSPVIVWFRKDLRLADNLALLAALEHGGPVIPLYIREKSSGPLGGAQEWWLHHSLASLATALEKTGSRLLLASGDAEETLRHVITETGADTVFWNRRYDPAGMATDKALKQTLRDDGLTVHSFAGHLLHEPSRLQTKSGGPYRVYTPFWRALEGGEEPHAPADAPKRLKAPDTWPQSEKLNDWKLLPSKPDWAKDFSEIWTPGEISARERLDDFIDGALKGYEEGRDFPAKDATSLLAPHLALGEISPAAVWHATKGLSRHIASNDISRFRKELVWREFCYHLLFHFPELDEKNWNDSFDAFGWRDDEEAFEAWTRGMTGYPIVDAGMRQLWKHGTMHNRVRMIVASFLIKHLLIDWRKGEKWFRDTLVDADPASNAANWQWVAGSGADASPFFRIFNPILQGEKFDGDGDYVRRFVPELEKLERKFIHKPFEAPKEVLKKAGIELGKTYPLPIIDHGKARERALAAYADVKKNA
- a CDS encoding DUF982 domain-containing protein encodes the protein MLLNDVKWEKPVTISLENGAPRIFNGVYEAFDFLQHEWPERGGKAHEQALRLCRSSLMGDVAGEIARTAFVAASRQAQCLMEDKAEEQNKIAS